A single window of Granulibacter bethesdensis DNA harbors:
- the lptF gene encoding LPS export ABC transporter permease LptF yields MSLRLTTLDRYVMRQLLVALVACTCGLVALIWLTQSLRFIELVVNRGLSVFVFLKLTGLLIPSFVAVIIPITTYVVVQFVYQRLAGDRELTVMRAAGLSSWVMARPALLVALLTMLLSFVLNLWIVPAAFSAFREYQWEIRNKMAAFLLQDGVFTPISDDMIVYIRKRDADGTLHGILIDDARKADSHATIIAQRGRMEQGHNGAPQVVLESGSRQELDRHTGRLNILTFNENTISLEQSGKDEQRSRDANEMSLTELLHPDPSQVMVRDIPKLRVEAHRRLSGPLNVLSFAVVALVSVLNGAFRRHGGLLRPGVAALVVVALLAVGLAVANAAAKLPQLIPLIWIAAIAPGMAGAWIMFRPEWRGRTSSRETGHNRFASIPPSGAR; encoded by the coding sequence ATGAGCCTGAGACTGACGACACTCGACCGATATGTGATGCGCCAGTTGCTGGTTGCGCTGGTCGCCTGCACCTGCGGGCTGGTGGCGCTGATCTGGCTGACCCAGTCGCTGCGTTTCATCGAACTTGTGGTCAATCGCGGCCTGTCCGTTTTTGTGTTCCTGAAACTGACCGGTCTGCTGATCCCCAGCTTTGTGGCGGTGATCATTCCCATCACGACTTATGTTGTGGTCCAGTTTGTGTATCAGCGTCTGGCAGGGGATCGGGAATTGACGGTCATGCGGGCGGCCGGGCTGTCCAGCTGGGTCATGGCGCGTCCGGCGCTGCTGGTGGCACTGCTGACCATGCTGCTGTCCTTCGTCCTGAATCTGTGGATCGTGCCGGCGGCTTTCAGCGCCTTCCGGGAGTATCAGTGGGAAATCCGCAACAAGATGGCGGCTTTCCTGTTGCAGGATGGCGTGTTTACACCGATTTCCGATGACATGATCGTCTACATACGTAAACGCGATGCGGACGGGACATTGCATGGCATCCTGATTGATGATGCCCGCAAGGCCGACAGCCATGCGACGATCATCGCCCAGCGTGGACGGATGGAGCAGGGTCATAATGGTGCGCCTCAGGTCGTGCTGGAAAGCGGTAGCCGGCAGGAGCTGGACCGCCATACGGGTCGGCTGAATATTCTGACTTTCAACGAGAACACGATCAGCCTCGAACAATCCGGCAAGGATGAACAGCGGTCGCGCGATGCCAATGAAATGTCGCTGACCGAGCTTTTGCATCCCGATCCTTCACAGGTGATGGTGCGGGATATTCCAAAGCTGAGGGTGGAGGCGCACAGGCGTCTGTCTGGTCCGCTCAATGTGCTGTCTTTTGCGGTGGTGGCGCTGGTTTCGGTGTTGAACGGCGCTTTTCGTCGACATGGTGGTCTGCTGCGTCCGGGTGTGGCGGCGCTGGTGGTGGTGGCTCTGCTGGCTGTTGGACTGGCCGTGGCGAATGCGGCGGCAAAACTGCCGCAACTGATTCCCCTGATCTGGATTGCAGCTATTGCGCCCGGTATGGCCGGTGCCTGGATCATGTTCCGGCCGGAATGGCGCGGGAGGACATCTTCCAGAGAGACTGGTCATAACAGGTTTGCCAGTATTCCTCCGTCAGGGGCGCGTTAA
- a CDS encoding leucyl aminopeptidase codes for MLDIAFAKAALPKNGALVLFLAPDETPSGLVEAADKATGGAITRAISIASFKAEHGKSLNLLAPGAGLSRIVLIGLGKDVPTQTSLEEAGGAAWPAIAKENTAAIAAPTLSKEQIAFIAHGATLRSYRFDRYRTDEKADAKPTLTKLTVLTTDPASTRAALAPLRAIAEGVFLTRDLVSEPANVLYPAEFAERCRKLTTLGLKVEILGPKELAKLGFGALLGVAQGSEREARVVTMHWNGAGTRSKEKPVCFIGKGVTFDTGGISIKPAAGMEDMKWDMGGAGTVTGLMAALAARKAKVNAIGIIGLVENMPSGTAQRPGDVVTSYSGQTIEVINTDAEGRLVLADVLWYAQQKYDPRVMIDLATLTGAIIIGLGHEYAGLFSNDDALAEQIAKAGGATGEKVWRMPMHPAYDRQIRSDIADVKNVGGRPAGSITAAQFLQRFVNGKPWAHLDIAGMAWLTHDTSLAEKGAAGYGVRLLDRLVAEYYEG; via the coding sequence ATGCTCGATATCGCTTTTGCCAAAGCTGCCCTGCCCAAAAACGGGGCACTGGTTCTGTTTCTTGCACCCGATGAAACACCATCGGGACTTGTCGAAGCAGCGGACAAGGCTACGGGCGGGGCCATTACCCGCGCAATCTCTATCGCCAGTTTCAAGGCAGAGCATGGCAAAAGCCTCAATCTGCTTGCCCCCGGCGCCGGCCTGTCCCGCATTGTGCTGATCGGTCTGGGCAAGGATGTACCGACCCAGACATCTCTGGAAGAAGCCGGTGGCGCCGCATGGCCCGCCATTGCGAAGGAAAACACGGCCGCCATTGCCGCCCCCACCCTCTCCAAAGAACAGATTGCGTTCATCGCGCATGGGGCCACGTTGCGGTCCTACCGCTTCGATCGCTATCGAACTGATGAAAAAGCGGATGCCAAGCCGACACTGACCAAACTGACCGTTCTGACCACCGATCCTGCCAGCACCCGCGCCGCTCTGGCCCCGCTGCGCGCCATTGCCGAAGGCGTGTTCCTGACCCGCGATCTGGTGAGCGAACCCGCCAACGTGCTCTATCCGGCGGAATTCGCGGAGCGCTGCCGCAAGCTGACTACACTCGGTCTGAAAGTCGAAATCCTTGGACCGAAGGAACTGGCCAAACTCGGCTTCGGCGCCCTGCTCGGTGTTGCTCAGGGCAGCGAACGCGAAGCCCGTGTGGTGACAATGCATTGGAATGGGGCCGGGACCCGTAGCAAGGAAAAGCCGGTCTGTTTCATCGGCAAGGGCGTTACCTTCGATACGGGCGGGATCAGCATCAAGCCAGCCGCCGGTATGGAAGACATGAAATGGGATATGGGCGGGGCCGGGACTGTGACCGGGCTGATGGCCGCCCTCGCTGCCCGCAAGGCGAAGGTCAATGCGATCGGGATTATCGGGCTGGTGGAAAACATGCCCTCCGGCACCGCGCAGCGTCCGGGCGATGTAGTCACCAGCTATTCCGGCCAGACCATCGAGGTTATCAACACCGATGCGGAAGGCCGCCTCGTACTGGCGGATGTGCTGTGGTACGCCCAGCAGAAATACGATCCGCGGGTAATGATCGACCTCGCCACGCTGACCGGCGCGATCATTATCGGTCTCGGCCATGAATATGCCGGGCTGTTCAGCAATGATGACGCACTGGCCGAGCAGATCGCCAAAGCCGGTGGAGCAACCGGTGAGAAAGTGTGGCGGATGCCGATGCATCCCGCTTATGACCGTCAGATCCGCTCCGACATCGCCGATGTGAAGAATGTGGGGGGTCGTCCGGCAGGCTCCATCACCGCCGCCCAGTTCCTGCAACGCTTCGTCAACGGCAAGCCATGGGCGCATCTGGACATCGCCGGGATGGCATGGCTGACTCACGATACCAGCCTCGCGGAAAAAGGCGCTGCCGGCTATGGCGTGCGCCTGCTCGACCGTCTGGTCGCCGAGTATTACGAAGGCTAA
- a CDS encoding L-threonylcarbamoyladenylate synthase, with protein MADTLPFTTALLTEPEEAGRLLRQGALVAFPTETVWGLGADATCADAVARIFAAKDRPRFNPLICHLPHAESAFTHGIADDRAWALAAAFWPGPLTMVLRRKPDSPVSLLASAGQETLALRVPGLDLARRMLVAAGCPVAAPSANRSGRVSPTSRDHVMEGLAGRIDAVLEGPDCMVGVESTVIDLSGPSALLLRPGGVSRDALREVIGDVTVMSAPEGGPEGSKGQVLLSPGMMRSHYAPSLAVRLDAVSVAADEALLAFGPPLPGAGLVWNLSAAGDVIEGATRLFSGLRTLDTEGKRRGLRGIACMRVPMQGLGEAINDRLARAAAPREMPSDAAREP; from the coding sequence ATGGCTGACACTTTGCCCTTCACCACCGCCTTGCTGACAGAGCCTGAGGAGGCGGGCAGACTGTTGCGTCAGGGGGCGCTGGTGGCGTTTCCGACCGAAACGGTCTGGGGTCTGGGGGCTGATGCGACCTGTGCCGATGCCGTGGCGCGGATTTTTGCCGCCAAGGATCGGCCGCGTTTCAATCCGCTGATCTGCCACCTGCCGCATGCGGAATCCGCTTTTACCCATGGTATCGCAGATGACAGGGCGTGGGCCTTGGCGGCTGCATTCTGGCCGGGGCCGCTTACCATGGTGTTGCGACGGAAGCCGGACAGCCCTGTGAGCCTGCTGGCCAGTGCCGGGCAGGAGACGCTGGCATTGCGTGTGCCCGGTCTCGATCTGGCCCGCCGGATGCTGGTGGCGGCAGGGTGCCCGGTGGCAGCGCCGTCCGCGAACCGGTCGGGACGGGTTTCTCCCACCAGCCGTGATCATGTCATGGAGGGGCTGGCCGGGCGTATCGACGCCGTACTGGAAGGGCCGGATTGCATGGTGGGGGTTGAGTCGACCGTGATTGATCTCAGCGGTCCTTCAGCACTGCTGTTGCGTCCGGGCGGGGTGTCCCGCGATGCATTGCGGGAGGTGATCGGGGATGTGACGGTTATGTCCGCTCCGGAAGGAGGGCCGGAAGGAAGCAAAGGACAAGTGTTGCTCTCTCCCGGTATGATGCGTTCTCATTATGCGCCTTCCCTGGCCGTGCGGCTTGATGCGGTGTCGGTTGCCGCTGATGAGGCGTTGCTGGCTTTTGGGCCGCCTTTGCCCGGGGCGGGGCTGGTGTGGAATCTGAGCGCGGCCGGAGATGTGATCGAGGGTGCGACGCGCCTGTTTTCAGGATTGAGAACCCTGGATACCGAGGGGAAGCGAAGGGGTCTGCGCGGGATCGCCTGTATGCGTGTGCCGATGCAAGGGTTGGGTGAGGCCATCAATGACCGTCTGGCCCGTGCGGCGGCCCCGCGTGAGATGCCATCCGATGCGGCGCGGGAGCCATAA
- a CDS encoding DNA polymerase III subunit chi, with protein MTEIGFYHLTRTGPEQALPQLLGRTLAAGERAMVLCGGPERVAALDTTLWLCPNPDWLPHGTARSGDAALQPIWLTAQDEAAPNGAHFLFLIDGTTSERLHDYTRVFDLFDGSNEDAVAAARLRWKQAQSAGHILTYWQQGPRGWEKKR; from the coding sequence ATGACGGAAATCGGCTTCTATCACCTGACGCGGACAGGGCCTGAACAGGCCCTGCCGCAACTATTGGGCCGCACTCTGGCAGCAGGCGAGAGAGCCATGGTGCTGTGCGGCGGGCCGGAGCGGGTGGCAGCATTGGACACCACGCTCTGGCTCTGCCCTAATCCGGACTGGCTTCCCCACGGCACCGCCCGCAGCGGCGATGCAGCCCTTCAGCCGATCTGGCTGACTGCACAGGATGAAGCCGCCCCCAACGGCGCCCACTTCCTGTTCCTGATCGACGGCACTACCAGCGAGCGACTGCACGATTATACCCGTGTGTTCGATCTGTTCGACGGAAGCAACGAAGACGCCGTCGCAGCCGCTCGCCTGCGCTGGAAACAGGCGCAAAGCGCTGGCCACATCCTCACCTACTGGCAGCAGGGGCCACGGGGGTGGGAGAAGAAACGGTAA
- the lptG gene encoding LPS export ABC transporter permease LptG, which yields MIRALTLSSYITRVFLAAALVVLVALTLLVGLFDFIELLRRAATKPDVSFGLVSTIAALRLPWMSITILPFAVLLGGIGAFWRLTRSSELVVARAAGISAWQFLALPVGAAALLGVLAMTVISPLSSVMLSRAEQLDNTYLRTSGGPMRLAGGQLWLRQSDPGLDPHGVSIIHAMQVAAHKNSLQASSISVFRLDSEDRLVQRIEAATARLVSGQWVLDNARVLRPSHLPDPPHTVEIPTDLTVRRIQESFASPDTLSFWSLPDFIRLLDRSGFSSLRHRLRFQSLLALPLLCATMALVAAGFSMRPSRRGGVARMIGSGVAAGFCLFVISKVAEEFGQSGTVPVVLAAWAPSVAGLMLAVALLLHLEDG from the coding sequence ATGATCCGCGCCTTGACCCTTTCTTCCTATATCACCCGGGTTTTTCTGGCCGCAGCGCTGGTTGTTCTCGTTGCCCTTACTCTGCTGGTCGGGTTGTTCGATTTCATTGAATTGTTACGTCGGGCGGCCACGAAGCCTGATGTCTCATTTGGGCTCGTTTCGACCATCGCGGCCTTGCGGCTGCCATGGATGAGCATCACCATCCTGCCGTTCGCGGTTTTGTTGGGGGGGATTGGTGCATTCTGGCGACTCACCCGTTCCTCGGAACTGGTTGTGGCCCGGGCTGCGGGCATCTCCGCCTGGCAGTTTCTGGCGCTGCCGGTCGGGGCCGCTGCCCTGCTGGGGGTGCTGGCCATGACGGTGATCAGTCCGCTCTCATCGGTCATGCTGTCGCGGGCAGAGCAGCTCGACAATACCTATCTGCGTACCAGTGGCGGCCCGATGCGGCTGGCGGGCGGCCAGCTCTGGCTGCGTCAGTCCGATCCGGGGCTGGACCCGCACGGTGTGTCGATCATCCATGCGATGCAGGTGGCGGCGCATAAAAACAGTCTGCAAGCCTCTTCGATCAGTGTTTTCCGGCTGGATTCTGAGGATCGCCTGGTCCAGAGGATCGAGGCGGCAACAGCCAGACTAGTCTCCGGCCAATGGGTTTTGGACAATGCCAGAGTCTTGCGTCCCAGCCATCTGCCGGACCCGCCGCATACTGTGGAGATCCCGACCGATCTGACCGTGCGGCGTATTCAGGAAAGCTTTGCCTCCCCCGATACGCTGTCATTCTGGAGCCTGCCGGATTTCATCCGTCTGCTGGACCGGTCGGGGTTTTCATCGTTGCGGCATCGTCTGCGCTTTCAGTCTCTGCTGGCCCTTCCTTTGTTATGTGCCACCATGGCGCTGGTGGCGGCGGGGTTTTCCATGCGACCTTCCCGTCGGGGCGGGGTGGCCAGAATGATTGGCAGTGGCGTGGCGGCCGGATTTTGTCTGTTCGTCATCTCCAAAGTGGCAGAGGAATTCGGACAGTCCGGCAC
- the cysQ gene encoding 3'(2'),5'-bisphosphate nucleotidase CysQ, with translation MNDIEALALAAELAQQAASIIMTIRSRGFDVIHKSDHSPVTEADHAAEKAILAGLRAATPQWPVVAEEEVAAGLMTAPADTFWLVDPLDGTREFTAGTRDFTVNVGLIRHGRPVLGAVALPAYGELFLGISGQGAWKRDADGERPIHVRTPPAEGLTVMASRHYADDPRLAEFLGQRKVAALSNIGSAAKFCRLAEGEADLYPRLGRTMEWDTAAPQAVLEAAGGSVLTFDGQMLGYGKPGWENPHFICTGAHG, from the coding sequence ATGAATGACATTGAAGCACTGGCCCTGGCGGCTGAACTGGCACAGCAGGCGGCCTCGATTATCATGACGATCCGCTCCCGCGGGTTCGACGTGATCCATAAATCAGATCACAGCCCGGTCACCGAGGCCGATCATGCAGCGGAAAAGGCGATCCTTGCCGGGCTGCGAGCCGCCACGCCCCAATGGCCGGTGGTGGCGGAGGAAGAGGTCGCAGCGGGTCTGATGACCGCCCCCGCCGATACGTTCTGGCTGGTCGATCCGCTGGATGGCACCCGGGAATTTACCGCCGGAACAAGGGATTTCACGGTTAATGTCGGCCTGATCCGTCATGGCCGACCCGTTCTGGGAGCCGTGGCGCTGCCTGCTTACGGGGAGCTGTTTCTGGGCATTTCCGGACAGGGCGCATGGAAGCGGGATGCTGATGGTGAAAGGCCGATCCATGTTCGCACACCACCGGCGGAAGGGCTGACCGTCATGGCTTCCCGCCATTATGCCGACGATCCGCGTCTGGCCGAGTTCCTTGGTCAGCGCAAGGTTGCAGCCCTCAGTAATATCGGCTCGGCGGCCAAATTCTGCCGTCTGGCGGAAGGCGAGGCTGATCTGTATCCGCGTCTGGGCCGCACGATGGAATGGGATACGGCCGCACCGCAGGCGGTTCTGGAGGCTGCCGGAGGGTCGGTTCTCACTTTTGATGGCCAGATGCTCGGCTATGGCAAGCCGGGATGGGAAAATCCGCATTTCATCTGTACTGGCGCGCATGGCTGA